Proteins found in one Lutimonas zeaxanthinifaciens genomic segment:
- the sucD gene encoding succinate--CoA ligase subunit alpha → MSVLVNKDSKVIVQGFTGSEGTFHAGQMIEYGTNVVGGVTPGKGGQTHLEKPVFNTVADAVKEVGADTSIIFVPPAFASDAIMEAAEAGIKVIICITEGIPTADMVKVKAYLEGKDCTLVGPNCPGVITPEEAKVGIMPGFVFKKGKVGIVSKSGTLTYEAADQVVRRGLGITTAIGIGGDPIIGTTTKEAVQLLMNDPDTEAIVMIGEIGGQLEADAARWIKETGNKKPVVGFIAGQTAPAGRTMGHAGAIVGGKDDTAQAKMKILAENGIHVVESPAEIGQKVLEVLG, encoded by the coding sequence ATGAGTGTTTTAGTAAATAAGGATTCTAAAGTAATCGTTCAGGGTTTCACAGGAAGTGAAGGAACTTTTCACGCAGGACAGATGATCGAATACGGGACAAATGTAGTTGGAGGGGTAACCCCTGGAAAAGGAGGTCAGACTCATCTGGAGAAGCCTGTTTTTAATACGGTTGCCGACGCCGTAAAAGAGGTAGGGGCAGATACTTCAATAATTTTTGTTCCACCTGCATTTGCAAGTGACGCCATTATGGAAGCTGCCGAGGCTGGAATTAAAGTAATAATTTGTATTACAGAAGGGATTCCAACTGCGGATATGGTGAAGGTCAAGGCTTATCTGGAGGGTAAAGATTGTACCCTTGTAGGTCCAAACTGCCCGGGAGTAATAACTCCGGAAGAAGCAAAGGTTGGTATCATGCCCGGATTTGTGTTTAAAAAAGGTAAGGTAGGAATCGTGTCCAAGTCAGGGACCTTAACCTATGAAGCCGCTGATCAGGTTGTAAGAAGAGGCCTGGGAATAACAACGGCCATAGGAATTGGAGGAGATCCAATTATCGGAACCACTACCAAAGAGGCAGTTCAATTGTTAATGAACGACCCGGATACTGAAGCGATCGTGATGATTGGTGAAATAGGTGGTCAGCTGGAGGCTGATGCAGCCAGGTGGATCAAAGAAACAGGAAACAAAAAACCTGTTGTTGGATTTATTGCTGGTCAAACCGCTCCTGCAGGAAGGACTATGGGGCATGCAGGTGCCATAGTAGGAGGTAAGGACGATACTGCCCAGGCAAAGATGAAAATACTTGCTGAGAATGGTATTCATGTAGTTGAGTCCCCTGCTGAAATAGGTCAGAAAGTACTTGAGGTGCTGGGATAA
- a CDS encoding UDP-3-O-(3-hydroxymyristoyl)glucosamine N-acyltransferase, with protein MKFSRTYALKEIADILSVDYIGADDFPVNGMNEIHVVEPGDIVFVDHPKYYDKALKSAATVVLINKKVDCPEGKALLISEDPFSDFNKLSTHFKPFQRASQSISESAVIGENSIIQPNVFIGNHVTIGDHCMIHANVTIYDNCVIGDHVVIHSGTVLGADAFYFQKRPKGFDKLYSCGRVVINDHVEIGAGCTIDKGVTGDTIIGEGTKIDNQVQIAHDTSIGKKCLIASHVGIAGCVRIEDEVTLWGQVGVISDVTIGKGAVVYAQSGVGRDLEAGKTYFGSPAGEAREKYRELASLKSLPRILENIKK; from the coding sequence ATGAAGTTTTCACGTACCTATGCCTTAAAAGAAATTGCCGATATCTTAAGCGTTGATTATATCGGGGCTGATGATTTTCCGGTGAACGGAATGAATGAAATCCACGTGGTTGAACCAGGTGATATTGTCTTTGTGGACCATCCTAAATACTACGATAAAGCCTTAAAATCAGCTGCTACTGTTGTATTGATTAATAAAAAAGTTGATTGTCCTGAGGGTAAAGCACTATTGATTTCAGAAGATCCGTTTTCAGATTTTAATAAGTTGTCAACTCATTTCAAGCCATTTCAGCGTGCTTCCCAGTCAATCTCGGAATCAGCGGTCATTGGAGAAAATTCGATCATACAGCCCAATGTTTTTATAGGGAATCATGTTACCATAGGTGACCATTGTATGATTCATGCCAATGTAACCATTTATGACAACTGCGTAATAGGTGATCATGTAGTGATCCATTCAGGTACTGTTTTGGGCGCTGATGCCTTTTATTTTCAGAAACGGCCAAAAGGATTTGATAAACTTTATTCCTGTGGAAGAGTTGTTATCAACGATCATGTAGAAATTGGTGCGGGCTGTACAATTGACAAGGGAGTTACAGGAGACACAATTATTGGTGAAGGAACCAAAATAGATAATCAGGTACAGATAGCTCATGACACAAGTATTGGTAAAAAATGTTTAATAGCGTCACATGTGGGTATTGCAGGATGCGTGAGAATTGAAGATGAAGTAACACTTTGGGGTCAGGTAGGTGTGATCAGTGATGTTACCATTGGTAAAGGAGCTGTGGTTTACGCCCAATCAGGTGTTGGAAGGGATCTCGAAGCAGGTAAGACTTATTTTGGTTCACCTGCGGGAGAAGCGAGAGAAAAATACAGGGAATTAGCATCGTTAAAATCGCTGCCTCGAATACTGGAAAATATTAAAAAATAG
- the efp gene encoding elongation factor P, with product MANTSDIKKGLCIVFNHDTYKIIEFLHVKPGKGPAFVRTKLKSLTTGKVLENTFSAGHKIEEVRVETRKYQYLYPEGDTYHFMNTDDYNQISLERQALDAPELLKEGEIVTIIIRTSDELPLAVEMPSHVYLEVTHTEPGVKGNTATNATKPAVVETGAKVNVPLFINEGDKIKIDTEKGSYVERVKE from the coding sequence ATGGCAAACACATCAGATATAAAAAAGGGTCTTTGTATCGTATTTAATCATGATACGTATAAAATCATTGAATTTTTACACGTTAAACCCGGTAAGGGGCCGGCTTTTGTAAGGACAAAACTAAAGAGTCTTACGACGGGTAAGGTACTTGAAAATACATTCTCCGCCGGGCATAAGATTGAAGAGGTCAGGGTTGAGACACGAAAGTACCAGTACCTTTATCCTGAAGGAGATACCTATCACTTCATGAATACAGATGATTACAATCAAATATCCTTGGAGAGACAGGCCTTGGACGCTCCTGAACTCTTGAAGGAAGGAGAAATTGTTACAATAATCATAAGGACTTCAGATGAACTTCCGCTGGCCGTAGAAATGCCTTCTCATGTTTACCTTGAAGTTACTCACACCGAACCCGGTGTCAAAGGCAATACAGCAACTAATGCTACAAAACCGGCAGTTGTGGAAACAGGAGCAAAAGTGAACGTTCCGTTGTTTATCAATGAAGGGGATAAGATTAAAATTGATACTGAAAAAGGATCTTACGTCGAAAGGGTGAAAGAATAG
- the lpxA gene encoding acyl-ACP--UDP-N-acetylglucosamine O-acyltransferase: MNQPLAYIHPGAKIATNVVIEPFTTIHNNVKIGSGTWIGSNVTIMEGARIGKNCRIFPGAVISAIPQDLKFEGEDSLTVIGDNVTIRECATINRGTKAYGKTEIGDNCLIMATAHVAHDCIINNNVIIVNGVTLAGHVEIGEYAIIGGLAGIHQFIHIGKHAMISGGSLVRKDVPPFVKAAKEPLSYIGINSIGLRRRGFSSDKINEIQNIYRILFQQNNNTTQAARILEAELDASPERDEVLTFINNSQRGIMKGYTSNY; the protein is encoded by the coding sequence ATGAATCAACCATTAGCATATATACATCCGGGAGCCAAGATTGCCACTAATGTGGTTATTGAACCTTTTACAACCATTCACAACAATGTAAAAATTGGTTCAGGTACCTGGATTGGTTCCAACGTAACCATCATGGAAGGTGCCAGAATTGGTAAAAATTGCAGAATATTTCCGGGAGCTGTTATTTCCGCGATACCGCAGGACCTTAAATTTGAAGGAGAGGATTCTCTGACGGTGATAGGAGATAACGTAACAATTAGGGAATGTGCAACGATCAACAGAGGAACAAAGGCCTACGGTAAAACCGAGATCGGAGATAATTGTTTGATCATGGCTACAGCGCATGTCGCACATGATTGTATAATTAACAACAATGTAATTATTGTGAATGGTGTAACACTGGCAGGACATGTGGAAATTGGAGAATATGCCATAATCGGTGGATTAGCAGGTATACATCAATTCATTCATATTGGGAAACATGCAATGATTTCAGGAGGGTCTCTGGTTCGTAAAGATGTACCTCCTTTTGTTAAAGCAGCAAAAGAACCCCTGTCTTACATCGGGATAAATTCAATCGGACTCAGGAGGAGAGGTTTCTCATCGGATAAGATCAATGAAATACAGAATATTTACAGGATCCTTTTTCAGCAAAATAACAACACCACTCAGGCTGCAAGAATTTTAGAAGCAGAATTAGATGCGAGCCCTGAGCGAGATGAGGTTTTGACCTTTATCAACAATTCACAAAGGGGTATCATGAAAGGATACACAAGTAACTATTAA